The genomic DNA ATGTCGTTGCGAGCAGTCAAGGCAGTTAGGACATGCGACTGTCTGAATGCGCAAACGCAATGGATAGGCCACGGCACATTGAGGACTTGGCAGATGAACTGCTCAGCGAAGTTCTCTCGTTTCTATTAAGACCAGAGCCACGGCCGTTCAACTTCTTGCCAGCCTTACTTAATCCGTACACTATGACTAGCTCCACGAGCTCTACTAGGGGCTTACCCTCGGAAGCCAATAGCGATCTGGACAGATTCCGACTCGTCAACAAACGATTCATGCGAATCGGTACACCCCGAAAGTTTTCTCGCTTTGTTGTCCGTTTTTCTGAAGAAGGTTTCAAGCGGTTGGAACATTTGCTGGATATGCAGCTGGCCTGTTATGTCCGACATTTCACGTATATGGTGCGACCATTTTACCAAGGAAGCGGTACTACCTGCGTACACCCGTGAAGAGAAACGGCGCTGATGAACATTGGATAGGCTGGCCGCAGGTCCTGAATGGTGTCGGCATTGACGGCAGTCGTGTTCCAATCTCTGTGTTACGCAGCCGTTTGGAGAATCAGAACTCGCTGACGGCTACAAACCGTGATCTGGTGCTTTTACGACGTGCGTTTGCTTCATTTCCGTCGCTGAAACAGGTCAAATTACTGCGACTGGTGGATAAAACGGACAATTACTTGGGAGAATGCATTCGCGGCGGCCCTCTAGAAGAGACGGTGGTCTTAGACTGGGAGGCAGCATGCACCCGCGCAATCATCAACTTGGGAATCGCTCTATCAGAATCGACCTGCAAACCGATCCAATTCTACACACCGCATACCCACACCATCACCCCCGAGATGACAACAAAGCTACTCCAAGTCCCGCCCACGCTACTTTCCACCATAGCCACACGACTGACAAGCCTAGACATCACCTTCCACCCCATAACCGACGCAACCGCTAACATAACAGCCCTATCCACCGTCTTCCAcaacttcttcctcgccacCACAAACCTAACATCCCTCCACCTGAGCTCTCTCTCTCACCAACCCCTATCCATAGACTATGTCATCCCTCCAACCCTACAGCTCACCCGATTACACACTCTCAGCCTAGAAAACTGGGTCCTAAACGCAGAAGACCTCACCTCCATCATCCGCCGCCATAGCCATCTCCGCGAGTTCAAACTACACACTGTCCACCTACTAAACGGAAGGTGGAAAGACGTGCTATCAGTTTTGCGTTATGAAATGGCTGTCTTACAGCGGGTTGCGCTAGACCATGTTAACTATTCTCGACTTCCTGATCGGGATTACAGACACCCTAACGGTAAAGTCAATTGGTTGGGTATTACGCCGGAACAATTGAGGGCTCTTACGGTTGACGATTTGGGGGATGATGGTGTCAGGATTAATAGTAACCAGGCTTGGATTTGGGCGAAGTGGGTTATGGCTCGTCCGCGATAGATTGCTTTTTTGTATAAATGTGATGCATAGATTTCTTTGCTAGTATGGTTAGGTTTTGGGATTGTCACTTTTATAGGTTAATGTTAACCTGGGTTGTTCGTATATCTTCAATGATGCTATATTCATTCCGTTGCATTGAATGACTAGCTAACGAACTCAGCGTAGTGGAAATCTACAGCTTCGACCCCAAATTAACATGAATCGCCTTCGTCTGCGTATACGCCTCAAGCCCAGCCTCACCCAGCTCCCGTCCAATCCCACTCTGCTTAACACCCCCAAACGGCACCCGGAAGTCGCTATCATTGCTACTATTAATCCAAACCATCCCAGCCTCGATATCAGCAGCTACGCGGTGCGCGCGCGCAATATCCTTCGTAAACAGCGCAGCACCAAGACCAAACGTAGTATCATTTGCGCGCTGCAGCGCCTCCTCCTCAGTCGCGAAGCTGGAAATCACCACGAACGGACCAAAGACTTCCTCGCGGTAGATGCGCATGTTATCTTTCACGTTGGTGAAGATGGTCGGCGCGATGAAGAAGCCCTTGCCTCCGGCAACGTTCTTAACGGGTTCGCCTCCGGCGGCGAGAGTCGcgccttctttcttcccggCTTCGATGTACTCGAGCACGCGCTCGTACTGGGCTTGCGTCACCTGGGGGCCCTGGAAGGTGTCGTCGGCGAAGGGATCGCCGACCTTGTTCGTCGACGCCATGGCCTGCTTGAAAAGTGTGACAAAGTCGTCATAGACAGAGTCGTGGACGAGCACCCGCGAGGTCGCGGTGCAGACTTGGCCCTGGTTATACATTATTCCCATGTGCGCCCATTTAGCCGCCTGTTCGAGGTCTGCGTCGTCGAAGACGATCAGTGGCGACTTGCCGCCCGTCTCCAGGGTGATGTTCTTCATCGTGCCCGCTGCCATTTTCATGATTTCGCGGCCTGTCTGGGTCGACCCCGTGAAGGCAACCTTGTCCACGTCCGGGTGGGTGACCAGCGCGCTGCCGCAGACGCGGCCGCGACCGTTCAGGATGTTGACAACGCCCGGCGGAAAGCCCGCTTCCTTGAGGAGCGTGGCGAAGTAGAGGATGCTTAGCGGGGTTTGCTCTGCGGGTTTCAGGACGACTGTGTTGCCGCAGGCTAAGGCCGGGCCGAGCTTCCAGGCGGCCATGCCTAAGGGAAAGTTCCAGGGGATGATCTGGGCTACGACGCCGATGGGCTGGCGAAGGGTGTAGGCTAGTTTTTCGGGGTAGGTGCCGATGGTTTGGCCGTGGACTTTGTCGGCCCAGCCGGCGTAGTAGCGGATTGTGTTGATGACTTCGCCTACGTCGGCGTTGAGGGACTCGCCGTATGGTTTTCCTGTACTGGTTAGCTAAAGCATTCAAAAAAAGcgaggaggggaggggagTATACCATTATCCCACGTCTCAATCGTGGCCAGAGTCTCCTTGTGCTGCTCGACCAGATCAGCCAGCTTTAGCATCAAGCGGCCCCGATCCGTGCCCGGCAACGACTTCCACGAGGGATCTTTGAGAGCCTTCCGGGCTGCCTTGACAGCGATATCAACGTCTTCTTCACCGGCCGCATAGACAGAGGCGATCTCCGATTCATCACTGCCTCTATTAGCTTCATCCTTCTTACTATTGCCGAGTGCTACTCACGCAGGATTGATAGTAGCAAACTTATCCCCCGCCTTGGACGCAACGAACTCATTGTTAATAAACAGTCCAGTAGGCTGGGTATACTGGCGTCCGTTCGGAGCCGTCAACGAAAGCGTAAGATCCGACATTCTTCTGGAGTGAGTGCTGTGGAAGAATCGATATGCTCGGTAGTATGGAGGAGGAATGGAAAAGGTATGACGATAGGAGGGGAAACTGCGCGCACACAGACGGACGCTGGAGAACATAAGCCCACGCATGGGCTTTCACTTATTTATTATTTACGTGTTTCCTTGGTTATTTATCTTGTCTTGGTGATAAATAGAGAATCGGCACTGTCCAATGGAGTCTCAATCCGCTGATACGGCGGTCCAGATGCCCCTCGTCGGATCGACCTTCTCTTCTgggcttttcttttctcacaGCTTTTAACAACCACTTCAGCTGCTTCGTACCATTGACGGGTGCTACTGACCTGCAGATGTTACTGAAGCGATACGCCTACAGAGAGGTGCATCTATTCGAGACAAATCTCTGTACAATGACATGACCGGCGTCAGAGAACCTCGCATCGATGCTGCGATCTTCCGAATCCTTCCACCCCCCCGTGTCTTCGAATGACGGTACCAGTGCTATAAAAGTGACAGCGCGATGCATGCCATCGAGGTCTCTGCAGGCGACCCGAACAAGGCATTGGAGGTGGGTTAGAGGTGGGATGATACCATCTGCCAGACGGGTTGAACCATGAACATTTTTTCCAAAAGTTGTATTGTTGAATTGAATTGTCCTAAATCGTAAGATACTCCATTGGCTGTGTACAAAGAAAAATGATGACACCCATGTccatgaaaaaaaaaaaaagcaagaaaagaaTATCCCAGGCATCCCATCCCGTGAGTCGCTGCAAATTATGAATCGGCTAGAATGCTTCATGCGTTTGCGTCCTCGTTTATTGTTCACTTGACTCCTCGCTCTCCTCGTCGTCTCCCGACGTACTCTGCCGTAACCCGGcgccttccttctccttggctAACCTCATAATGAACTTCCATTGTGCGCGCGTCACGGACGATACGCTAAGGCGGGTCTGTTTGAGGGTCTGCAGGTTCTCGAGGGGCTTGCCGGGTGCGGACTGGGCCTTGAGGTCGTTGAGAGTGATCATGGTCGGGAATTTCTGTCGGAACTCGACATGGACGACGTCCCATTTGGGGTCTTCTTTGGTGGATTTCTCGTCGTAGTAGGGATTCGAGGGGTCCAGTGCGGATTCTGGAACTTGGGTCAGTATGCGTGCTTGCGGTGCGGAGAAGGGTCTCGAACAGACCATCTGGGGAGTGCTCTTGGACAATCTCCATAATGCCAACAATCCCAGGAACTTTGCAATTGGAGTGGTAGAAGAAAGCCAAGTCGCCCTTTTTCATATCCCGAAGATGTCTTCGTGCTATTCCTCGTAAGCCAATTTCCCGTTGTACATCATTCAAAGCACCTTACCGACAGGGTTGCGGATACCTAGACGATGTTAGCGACGTAGTTTCAATCAACACATCCAACGGCAATCGTAAACCTACCATCCCAAGGCTCTGGCTCCTGCGCCGCGCGCAAGTCATCAATCGAGAACTTGACATCAACACCCTTCTCCAGCCGCGACTCCGGCTCGGCCTTCATCAACCAGTATGACCGACCcgaatcatcatcatcatcatcatcatcataatcatgattttccccctcctcctccgaaTGCTCCTTAGCTTCTACCGACGTTGACTTGGTCGCACGCTGGTCCGCTCCGTTCGGTAATGGGTATTTGCGCGGCCGTCCTACAGGTCGCTTGCCTTCTTTCGGTGTCGCCGGCTTGGGTGTTGTTACTTCTCCAGGGCTCGCGGGTAAGTTTTCTATCCACTCCACACTGAAATCGGGGCATACGGACCTTTCGCCGACTCGTCCTTGCGAGGCCTTCCACGGCCCCGCTTGGGCCCTGGTGGTGGCTTGGGGGTAGCACTTTCGGGGTACTTGCGAGGACgacctctctttctcttctctccagTTGGGGGCGCTGCCGTTGTCTGGATTGGGTTAGTCTAAGCGATATTGATGGAATTGGGCGGCCGTAGGGTTCTCAAATCAGTGggaaaataaagaaaagaggaaaaccAAGGCAAACGCAATAGTATCCTCCTGGTTTATTCCCCATAAACATGCGCTTACCTGGTTTGCCGTCAAGTCATTCCCATCGGTCTCTGGCGAGTCAGAGGTCTTTCGCTTTTTGGGCGGCATTTTgctgattttttttttttggcttgAAATTGGTCGAGGAAAAATTACAGAAAAATCGCGCAAAGGCGATAAAAACCTATCCAAATCGTCACAAGGCAGGTAAACAATCGAGCAGTCGCAGACGATGGGTCGATTCACTCCTCAACAGGAAGCGAGcggggagaggagaggatgGTGAAGGTAAAACGGGCGAAATCGGGAGATGCGCCCaagcaaaaagaagcaaaaaataaagaaaaataaTCAAAAAAAGCAAAGACGGCCAGGGAAAAAGGCGCGCAGGAAAAAGAGAGAGCGAGAGCGATGCAGGAGTCCTGGACTGGGCAAAATCGACGCCGATTCCAGCAAATCTGAAGCTTTGTTTTGAACGCGACGGGTGGAGCGCACGTGACTTTGATGGTAGCCGTTTATATGGCCGTCAAGACACCCTGTTGGAGTTTGAATACTGATGTTCTTTTGATATAAATATATAATTATAAGAATGAGTTCTACAATATCAATTGATCTGGGCTATTCGTGCTTAGTATCTATGGTGCAACAGGATATATATTCGGAAACTTAAGACATTGACAGCGCCCACTATCAAACTATTTCATTGCAGATCATGAACAGATATATAGGGATGGTGCTAGGTACTACATTTTGAACAGTGAACACCACTTGATTCTCTTCGATGTCCAATCCAGTGACCTCCACTATTATCGGATGTAGTACTTCCAAACAAGCTCATCTCTAGCACCCCAAAGTCCAACGAAAAGAACTATGAAAACTGACAGAGACTAAGCTTCGGGCTCAACTCTCCGGAACAGCTCTGCGAGTAATTATACCCTCTTCACAACGTCAATTTTTTCAATCAAGACAGAAAGAATGCTCTAGTCCTTGATTTGATCTTGCTATTCCTTAGATGTGTTGAAGAGGCACGATTAAGATGATCTACAAGAACTCCGTACTAAGCACAACGGTATCAGCCTTAAGGCCACCGACTTTTCAAATCCGTGCATGTGCATTGACGAACCTTGCAGATTATCAAAACTTTAACATCTTTGTACATGCTTTGAGCTTCGGAACCCGGCACCAAATTGGAGAGCTCCTGTTGATCTTGTAGCTGCGTCGGATGCGGTAGTTAGCCCTCTATGCTCCAGCCATACTCCGTAGAACCCCCGGAATCAACAGCCAACTTGAACGCCCAATGactcaaagaaaaaaaaaaaaaagctcAATTGGCCCAGAAAGAGCCCATAAAACAATCCAACGCTTGTCTCGAATGAATCATGCTGGATAATTCCCCCAACTTTTCCCCAGTTCTACCCAGCAGCCGGGTCCGAACCCGATCTCTCTTCGGATTTCTACCCGTCTCCAAATCCCCAATTTGGGGAATCTGCTGGCATAGCTCGCCATCGGTATTCCAGCTTATCAATTGCcagttttcttttttttttctttctttgagAGACtatatattttcttttttatggTCAACCtgtcctctttttttttttctccatGTTCTGTTCATGAGTGCTACGTTTGCGAATTCCGGACAATGAACGACAACCCTCGGGTATCCCAATCCTCGGATTCAAATATCGGAACTGCATCTCCAGAGACAGAAACGACTATGACTCTGGAGAACAACACCAATAATGCCAACCACCTGGACAACAAACCAGAAGGCCTTCACACAACAGACGAAGAAGATGCATCCCACCAAGACATCGATTACCTCTACCTCGACTTCGACACCTCACTCCCAAACCCCATGGGGATCTCATCCTCCCCGCGACCCGGCCAATCATCACCGCCGTCACCGCCAAGTCTGAAGAAGTACACCTCGCCATTCCTATGGTCGAAGCCGCGCAAGACAATCATCACCATGATCTCGTGCTGCGTGACGGCGTTATCTGCGTATGCAGCTGGAGAGTATACGCCGCCGTCGGAGGAGTTGACGGCGAAATGGCATGTTAGTAAGGTTGCATATAATGTGGGGATTACGTTGTTTACGCTTGGGTTTGGTATTGCGCCGATGGTGCTGGCGCCGTTTTCGGAGATTAATGGGCGACGGCCGATTTTTGTGGCTAGTGGGTTGGTTTTTACAGGTGTGTTGTGGTTAGTTTGGCATGCTGTTTGATATGCGCTGATGAGATTGTAGTGTGCTTGATTGGATGCGGTGCTACTGATTCTTATGCTGGGATGCTGGTCGGGAGATTCTTCCTGGGAATTGGGGGATGTATGTGGAACATTTCAATTTTGGCTGTCACACAACGCTAACTTAGTTTAGCAACGTTCTCGACCATGGTGGGTGGTGTCATCAGTGATATATATCATGCCCAGGATCGCAATGGTCCTATGTCTTGCTTCTCCGGCGCCGCGCTATTTGGAACTGGGTTGGGACCGTTGATTTCGGGCTTTATCGAAATGCGCGTCTCCTGGCGATGGATTTTCTACTCCGAAGCCATCGCATCCGCCATCTTTCTGGTTCTTTTGTTAGCCTTCCTTAAGGAAACTCGGGGTAGTGTGCTGCTGAGCGGCAAGGCCAAGGCTCTCAACAAGTATTACGAGAAGCTCGAGGAAGCAGGTTACTATGGTGTCGTCTTCACTGCAGAAGATTCAGGCGAAAAGCAACGTGTGCAGCGCATCCGGTGGAAGGTCAAGAGTGATGAGGAACGAGAGACGTTGGTCAGGATGATCTCCATCTCTTGTTACCGGCCTTTCCGTAAGTTCCATTCCGACATCCGCATGAAGTTAGTAACTAACGAAACTAGATCTTTTGTGCACTGAACCGGTggtgttcttcttctccctttgGGTCGCATTTAGCTGGGCGATTCTGTACCTCAACTTCAGTTCTATTCCTCTTGTCTTCTCGACCAACCATGGTTTCAATGTGCAACAGGTTGGCGCCGTGTTCTCCGGTGAGTGAACCCGTTTGTACTATGTTTTGTCCATCACTGACAATCCATAGCGGTGTCCATTGGAGCTCTCCTGGCCACCCTGTTGAGTATTTATCAAGAGAAACTGGCAATGCGCCTGGGCAAGATGCCCAATACCCCGGAAGGTCGTCTCTACTTCACCTGCGTCGAGTCTATTCTCATGCCCATCGGTCTGttctggtttggatggacATCCTATTCGTCCGTTCCATGGATCGTGCCCACCCTCGCCCTAGGTTGTGCTACTATGGGTATCTTTTCCATCTACCTGGCCACGTTTAACTACCTTGCCGATACGTACCATCGATATGCTAGTTCCGCAATTGCCGCGCAGTCGTTCTGTCGAAACATCCTCGCTGGTATCTTCCCGTTGGTTGCGAATTTCATGTTTACGAATCTCACGTATCCTGGCGCTTCCAGTTTGCTGGGAGGAATTGTATGACGAGCTACCGATCTTTCCTTATGGACTTTGCTAACCTGCGGCAGGGTATTCTGTTGACGCTCGTGCCATGGGCGCTGGCGTGGAAGGGGCCCCAAATCCGTGCGAAGAGCAAGATTGCCAGTGTAGGTCCTCCGCCGTGCATATGCATAACGAAATGTCGCTGACCTATTTGCAGCAAATCATGCAGCAGAGTTAGCTGCGCGCATTCAAAAAGTCGCATTCGACCTGCCTTGGCAATTAGAATCCAGTACTCGATACATAACTGTAATACTGCAGATAGTAAAAGTTAATAGCATAATTGATCATCCTAATGCTTCAGTCCGTCGTTCTTCGTCCTTTTCACGGTGCAATTGCGCCATCGCCAACCGTCTTTATTGGTCTATTGTCGACCGACTATCCCTGGACAAAGGATGGCTCGGCCGACAGATTCGGGGGAGAGAATAGGATGAATGAGGACAATGATAACAATGCATCATATAAAGAGTTACGAGGACAGGGTCCTGAACAGGAGAGTAGAATGCAGCAGTAACTGTCCAGACAAAAGGAAGAGCAGCAGTTAAAGTAGAAGTCGAGGGGCATCATGTGAGTTGGAGATGGATGCGGGCGAGAGCGAGCGGAAGCGCGGGGCAGAACCTTGGGAGAGCAGCCAATCAGTAAGCAACCCTGGGCAATGGCGTGATTGATGGAGGGGTTTTCGAGGTAACCGGAGGGGTGGAGGGGTATACCTCTCTATATAATTCCGGAGGTCCTCTCTCACTACGATCCAATTCTCTTAATCTCTGCTATATCGATTCATACCCCTCAATCAACCACAATGGCTCAGGAACGTGCTCCGTAAGTCTCAATTGCCCTCTCAGCACTCTCCCAGCGACAGTTCAAGCATACTGACAACAATCAACAGCCTCCGTCTCGGCTCCGTTGCCCCCAACTTCGATGCTCAGACCTCTAACGGTCCCATTACCTTCCACGACTTCATCGGTGACAGCTGGGccatcctcttctcccaCCCCGATGACTTCACCCCCATCTGTACCACCGAGCTGGGTGCTTTCGCCAAGCTCGAGCCCGAGTTCACCGCTCGTGGCGTCAAGTTGATCGGTCTCAGCGCCAACGGTGTCGAGTCCCACCACGCCTGGATCAAGGACATTGACGAGGTTACCGGCTCCAAGCTCCAGTTTCCCATCGTCGCCGACCCCGAACGCAAGGTCGCCTACGCCTACGACATGGTTGACTACCAGGACACCACCAACGTCGACACCAAGGGCCAGGCTCTGACCATCCGCTCTGTCTTTATCATTGACCCCAGCAAGAAGATCCGTCTCATCATGTCCTACCCCGCCTCTACCGGCCGTAACACCGCTGAGGTCCTCCGTGTCGTTGATGCTCTGCAGACCACCGACAAGCACGGTGTTACCTGCCCCATCAACTGGCTCCCTGGTGACGATGTTGTCGTTCCTCCTCCGGTCTCCACTGAGGATGCTCAGAAGAAGTTCGGTGAGGTCCGCACTGTTAAGCCGTGAGTCTTCTTCCTTTCGTTAGGGAAACTGATCGATACTAACATAAAAAAACAGTTACCTGCGCTTTACCAACGTCAAGAAGGAGTAAATGTATCACGAATTATGATTAGATGGATAGATAAAAGGCTGTGGAAATGATCTTGTGAAGATTATTTGATTGATACCTCTTACGAATATAATCTTCTGTGCATTTGCATTCTCTCCGCGGAGGCCATCTGTTCCTGCAGGAGTACAGCTGGcatatgtactccgtatatatACCCCATAGCCTTATAGTTACATATTTAGATCCTTCGGGAAAAGCCGACTATAACTATTAGAGTGACAAGCGAAGCGTGTTTGTATTGCTTTTTCCTCAACCAGACGCCGCGCCGTTCATCCAACGGCATTCCTCatatacttgtacagagtatttgTTTCGTCTATATTAAATACTGTGCTTCGTACTGTCTGACAGTTCACGGCCAGAATGGACACACCAGTACATGCAGGAGACCATCAAGAGGACCTGATCAGAAATTAATTGCATGACACTTTGTGCTGGTCAGATCCTGTCATTTTGTTTGTTCAGGCGTTTTGGATTCTAGCTGACTACTGGTCtcatgacaaggagacaCTGTGATACATAGAACTTTCACTCAACCAGATCAATTGTTTTAAGCCTGTGTTGAGTCAGTTCTGTCTGAACAAAAGACTGTACAGCCTCTGGCTCTACATCCTATGAAACAACGCTGACAGGCCCAGCGTTGTTTCCTTTCCCTCctcatgctagtatttcACGAGATAGTCAACCAATAGATTTTATATTGAATGGGACCGTCACATAATACTAGAATCACtcttattcttcttcacAACCTCTCTGGCGCATACAGCTAGGACTCCGTCAGAGAGACCCATACGCTTGCGATAGAGAACCCCCAACGAccaacgaacgaacgaacgaacgaaccaACGAACCAAATCAGCCAAGATGGCTCGAGACGCTACCGAACCAACCCAGAGTCGGCGCCTGACTTTGGACATGAAAGAACAGGATCGAAAGATTATCAACCACGAAGAATTTCTGGCACAGTGCCGTGACTAACCCAATGAGCTGTTTTACTATGTTGCTGATACTCTCAACCGTATGGTTGACATCGAGAATGAATACCGTGAGCAGATGGATGAAGAGCTTGTCCAGAACCTTCAGAATGAGCTTCAGGAACACAAGGATCGATTGAAGGACAAAGAGCACCAGATTGATGAGTTGATGGCGGAACGGGACGAGTACAAGACAGCCTATGCAGAGAGCGCAGCTGCGTTCCCGTGGTTCCACCGTGGAGAGCACCAAGCTATCAGGCAAAGTCTGAGAAAGTGCCTGGCCCTCCACTCCTCACTGATGGCAAAGAGCCTAAGTTCGAGGACCGGCTGATTGAGATGAAAGTAAAGTTTGTGGCCAATGCAGACCGTTTTGATAATGACCAGATGAAACGAGTTTACCTCGTCTCCCGCACCGGCGGTCTAGCACGACAGCAACTGAGTGTCAGATTGCGCGCAAGATGCCACCGACCCATATACCAGTGTTGAGCAGATGTTCAAGACACTCACTACTGCTTTTCGAAATCCCCATCGCCGCATGGAAGCTGACGCAGAGTTACAGACTATGTACATGCACCCTAGTGATAGGTTTCTTGAATTCCTGGCCAAATTCCTGGTGAGTGAGGCCGGGATCCCTGATGGTCGATACAAAATTGAGCTCAGCCGACGACTTACTGATAAGGTCAAGGAGTTGTCTCTTCCCTATATTGGCAATGATAAGACTTTCGATGAATTCACAGCCTATGTAGGTACGGTAGTCCAGTCCTTGGAATGCCAATGCCCAAGAGGCCAAACCCCACAATCTGAGTTGCAACTCCCGCAACGACCCCAACACTAATCCCTTGAAGGATACTAACAGCTCAGGCAATATCCAGCTTGACGACGATACACGACAGGAGCTGATGAGCCAAGGCAAATGCTTCCACTGCAAGGAGATAGGCCATGTGTTCTGGGACTGTCCCCGTTGGAAGAAGAACACTAACATTACCCAACCCCGCAAGATTGAAGCAGTTCCTGAGATATCAAAAAGCAATTCGGGAAATGGGATGCCTAGGTGAAGTCTCCTGCTTAGGCCGTCACACTGTCAGTCTTTATGGCATCGATTTGCAACATTTACTTGGACGAGAACAAGATGATTTCACTTTAGGTGTACAGGCAGCTGAACATGGAGTATCAATTGCAACTATTGTCTTGATTgacactggagcaaatggATGTATTTTTGAGCACACCACTGGCGATTAAACTAGCTCAATTCTTTGGTGTAGGCACTCTCCCACTGAGCCAAGCCTGTCCAGTCAGAGGATATGATGGCAGGATGGAGGAGTCCATAACTCATGCCATAATATTGGACCTGCGGGTTGATAGAAGGAAACTAGCGGACACCTCTACGTTgatttgcggatttgggcAAGCATGACATCATCCTGGGAAAGATGTGGCTGGCGAAGAACCAAGTTCTACCTGACTGCATCAACAACGGGTTGTTGTGGCCTAAGGAGTTGCCTCCCTGGAAAGAGGTGGTGAATCAACTGAGCTGTGACGAGTTCGTCCAGCAGTGTCGAGCGAACCCCCGAGCGTTGTACGCTAAGCTCTTGGAGTTATACCAAAAGAGCACCGGCGACTTGTTGGACTGTGATAACCAGATTGCTGAGGTTGAGCTGAAGACCCAGTTCTTGGAGGTTTATTTGGTCTTGCTACACCGCGAGAAGAATGGGCTTGAGCAGAAGTGGACTCAGCTCTGATAGACAAAAGCATCTACGCCAACTAGATAGCGAAGATAATTGTGCAGAATGTCAGCCCTGTCAGTGAGAGGCGAGCCGGTGCCTGCTGCACGAAAGTCAGCCAAGATCCCTGATCCCCCGATGCTCACTGATGGCAAGGAGCAGCCAGTCTTCCCCCATTTGAAGACTGGCTAATTAAAGACTGAAATGTGGTAGGCTGATTTGACAGGTGTACCGGCATCTCCTTTTCAACCGGCTCGGAAGAGATGACAACCA from Aspergillus chevalieri M1 DNA, chromosome 1, nearly complete sequence includes the following:
- a CDS encoding MFS transporter (COG:G;~EggNog:ENOG410PFWR;~InterPro:IPR020846,IPR011701,IPR036259;~PFAM:PF07690;~TransMembrane:12 (i107-124o144-163i175-198o204-225i237-257o263-283i355-380o400-419i439-458o464-491i512-530o536-553i);~go_function: GO:0022857 - transmembrane transporter activity [Evidence IEA];~go_process: GO:0055085 - transmembrane transport [Evidence IEA]), yielding MNDNPRVSQSSDSNIGTASPETETTMTLENNTNNANHLDNKPEGLHTTDEEDASHQDIDYLYLDFDTSLPNPMGISSSPRPGQSSPPSPPSLKKYTSPFLWSKPRKTIITMISCCVTALSAYAAGEYTPPSEELTAKWHVSKVAYNVGITLFTLGFGIAPMVLAPFSEINGRRPIFVASGLVFTVCLIGCGATDSYAGMLVGRFFLGIGGSTFSTMVGGVISDIYHAQDRNGPMSCFSGAALFGTGLGPLISGFIEMRVSWRWIFYSEAIASAIFLVLLLAFLKETRGSVLLSGKAKALNKYYEKLEEAGYYGVVFTAEDSGEKQRVQRIRWKVKSDEERETLVRMISISCYRPFHLLCTEPVVFFFSLWVAFSWAILYLNFSSIPLVFSTNHGFNVQQVGAVFSAVSIGALLATLLSIYQEKLAMRLGKMPNTPEGRLYFTCVESILMPIGLFWFGWTSYSSVPWIVPTLALGCATMGIFSIYLATFNYLADTYHRYASSAIAAQSFCRNILAGIFPLVANFMFTNLTYPGASSLLGGIGILLTLVPWALAWKGPQIRAKSKIASQIMQQS
- the PRX1_1 gene encoding peroxiredoxin (COG:O;~EggNog:ENOG410PFVX;~InterPro:IPR019479,IPR000866,IPR036249,IPR013766, IPR024706;~PFAM:PF08534,PF10417,PF00578;~go_function: GO:0016209 - antioxidant activity [Evidence IEA];~go_function: GO:0016491 - oxidoreductase activity [Evidence IEA];~go_function: GO:0051920 - peroxiredoxin activity [Evidence IEA];~go_process: GO:0055114 - oxidation-reduction process [Evidence IEA]); the protein is MAQERAPLRLGSVAPNFDAQTSNGPITFHDFIGDSWAILFSHPDDFTPICTTELGAFAKLEPEFTARGVKLIGLSANGVESHHAWIKDIDEVTGSKLQFPIVADPERKVAYAYDMVDYQDTTNVDTKGQALTIRSVFIIDPSKKIRLIMSYPASTGRNTAEVLRVVDALQTTDKHGVTCPINWLPGDDVVVPPPVSTEDAQKKFGEVRTVKPYLRFTNVKKE